A genomic stretch from Rubripirellula reticaptiva includes:
- a CDS encoding sigma-70 family RNA polymerase sigma factor: MPANPSSEPRNAFVAVSPDEFFVQQIAEHQDRLFGYVFSLVGDYSRASDVVQETNLVLWRKKSQFQIDQPFLPWAFAIARFQVLAHVRDRGRDRCLLDAELVEQLAQTVQQQSEQLDSVRVALRQCIEKLSPASQDLIRRRYYRSTSINDMADSLDMGVSAVKVGLLRIRRRLAECVEARMASDEMIGAE, from the coding sequence ATGCCTGCCAATCCATCATCTGAGCCACGAAACGCATTTGTTGCCGTTTCGCCCGACGAGTTTTTCGTCCAACAGATCGCTGAACACCAAGACCGCTTGTTCGGTTACGTTTTTTCGTTGGTGGGTGACTATAGCCGGGCAAGCGACGTGGTGCAGGAGACCAATTTGGTGCTGTGGCGCAAGAAATCGCAGTTCCAGATCGACCAGCCGTTTTTGCCCTGGGCATTCGCCATCGCTCGGTTCCAGGTTCTCGCCCACGTCCGCGACCGAGGCCGTGATCGGTGCCTGTTGGATGCCGAGTTGGTCGAGCAGTTGGCTCAAACGGTTCAACAGCAAAGCGAACAACTTGATTCGGTGCGTGTCGCCCTTCGTCAATGTATTGAAAAACTCTCGCCCGCGAGTCAAGACTTGATCCGTCGTCGTTATTACCGATCCACATCGATCAACGATATGGCCGATTCGTTGGACATGGGCGTTAGTGCCGTGAAGGTTGGATTGCTGCGAATTCGCCGGCGACTGGCCGAATGTGTCGAAGCTCGCATGGCCAGCGACGAAATGATCGGAGCCGAATGA
- a CDS encoding N-acetyltransferase, with amino-acid sequence MSPSVRVLPVTSRRDRKDFLQLERDLYRDDPNWVPPLWHEQKKLLGFAKHPFYDDAQGQAFLARRGDEVVGRVLAVVNHAHNKRYNEKRGFFGFFQCIDDESVAGEVMSTATKWLADQGMTDVRGPVNPSLNYECGLLVDGFDSPPTFMITYNHSYYGRLLESTGFAKVQDLYSYDAHMDQLEDLDPKLLFVINEATRRFKVVCRPINRKNFAKDVRSFLEIYNLSLQQTWGYVPMSEAEISVQSAGLKHLIVPELTSIAEIDGKAVGAGFGLLDYNQVIKKIDGKLLPFGWLALLRGKKSIDRLRLISTNVLPEYQKWGLGLVTLARILPDAIKNGIQIGEFSWVLESNSLSRGTIERGGAKRTKVHRLYDKSIG; translated from the coding sequence ATGAGTCCATCGGTCCGCGTCCTACCGGTCACTTCACGACGAGATCGAAAAGATTTCTTGCAGTTGGAACGCGACCTCTATCGCGACGACCCGAACTGGGTGCCTCCGCTATGGCACGAACAGAAAAAACTGTTGGGCTTTGCCAAGCATCCTTTTTACGACGATGCCCAAGGCCAGGCATTTCTTGCTCGGCGGGGCGACGAGGTGGTGGGCCGAGTTTTGGCGGTCGTGAATCACGCTCATAACAAGCGATACAACGAAAAACGCGGTTTCTTTGGTTTTTTTCAGTGCATTGACGATGAATCGGTCGCCGGTGAAGTGATGTCGACCGCGACGAAGTGGTTGGCCGACCAAGGCATGACGGACGTACGCGGTCCAGTGAACCCCAGCCTGAACTATGAGTGCGGGTTGCTGGTTGACGGATTCGATTCGCCGCCGACTTTCATGATCACGTACAACCACTCGTATTACGGGCGACTGTTGGAATCGACCGGGTTTGCCAAGGTCCAAGACCTGTACAGTTACGACGCCCACATGGATCAACTAGAAGACTTGGACCCCAAATTGCTGTTCGTGATCAACGAAGCAACGCGGCGGTTCAAGGTCGTGTGTCGGCCGATCAACCGCAAGAACTTTGCCAAGGACGTGCGATCGTTTTTGGAAATCTACAATCTGTCGCTGCAACAGACGTGGGGCTATGTGCCGATGAGTGAGGCCGAAATCAGCGTGCAGTCGGCCGGTTTGAAGCACTTGATCGTGCCGGAATTGACCAGTATTGCCGAGATCGACGGCAAAGCCGTTGGCGCCGGTTTTGGGCTGCTTGATTACAACCAAGTGATCAAAAAGATCGACGGCAAGCTGCTGCCGTTCGGCTGGTTGGCGCTGCTAAGAGGTAAAAAGAGCATCGATCGGTTGCGGCTGATCAGCACCAATGTCTTGCCTGAATACCAAAAGTGGGGGCTCGGACTGGTGACGCTGGCTCGGATTTTGCCCGATGCGATCAAAAACGGAATTCAAATTGGCGAGTTTTCCTGGGTTTTGGAAAGCAATTCGCTGTCGCGAGGCACGATCGAGCGAGGCGGTGCCAAGCGAACTAAAGTGCACCGGCTGTATGACAAATCGATCGGATAA
- a CDS encoding LamG-like jellyroll fold domain-containing protein, translated as MTDSNLAESLKELEKLLIEAEDGQIDEVGYERIRELMKSSPIVRDHFVKWRMMSAAMHLEGSSGAGFGSGFSTSAPAVDHSFSVSDRSDRRKLDVTGKWRMLLAIAATGLIMLMAGQWLARWSDVARVQPPVMGDDPGADVEATSEGIALVTRLVAAKWNQSTDKFAVGDALSPGRLRIDSGFAQIEFFCGATVVLEGPAELEMQSSTMARFRSGRLRAQVPPAARGFQILVDDLKVVDLGTEFGISLSPDSADVQVFDGEVELHSPSEDKMRLLAGERMTRSIDGVVDRSPSTPEQFVDIERLDAQAEGQAEFRRNRWQKFSESLRRDDRVIAYYAMDDDQVWNRKLQSSVLPANPDLDGAIVGAARVDGRWPGKSAIEFKRPGDRVRVDIPGEFGSLTMAVWVKIDSLDRSYNSLFLTDNYERGRPHWQILDTGQLFFSVRVSDDRVKTEHREVTSPPFWKPSMSGQWLHLATTHDVKARTTTHYLNGELLSREVVSENQVVTPTRIGKASIGNWSSPTKPDAKFAIRNLNGSIDEFILCADALSDDEIRQIYENGKP; from the coding sequence ATGACGGATTCGAATCTTGCCGAGAGCTTGAAAGAACTTGAAAAGCTGTTGATCGAAGCCGAAGATGGTCAGATTGACGAGGTTGGCTACGAACGCATTCGTGAACTGATGAAGTCAAGTCCCATCGTTCGTGATCATTTCGTGAAGTGGCGGATGATGTCAGCTGCGATGCACTTGGAAGGCAGTTCCGGAGCCGGTTTCGGGTCAGGGTTCAGCACGTCAGCACCTGCGGTCGATCACTCGTTCTCTGTTTCGGATCGTTCTGATCGCCGCAAGCTAGATGTCACTGGAAAGTGGCGAATGCTGCTTGCGATCGCGGCAACCGGTTTGATCATGTTGATGGCGGGACAATGGTTGGCACGATGGTCAGATGTGGCTCGGGTGCAACCGCCGGTCATGGGAGATGACCCTGGTGCAGATGTTGAAGCAACGTCCGAGGGCATCGCATTGGTGACGCGGTTGGTTGCTGCGAAATGGAATCAGTCGACTGATAAGTTCGCGGTCGGTGACGCTCTCTCGCCGGGCCGGCTTAGGATCGATTCTGGATTTGCACAGATCGAGTTTTTTTGTGGCGCAACGGTCGTTTTGGAAGGTCCTGCCGAGCTAGAGATGCAGTCGTCGACCATGGCGAGATTTCGCAGTGGCCGATTGCGAGCTCAGGTGCCGCCGGCTGCTCGCGGTTTTCAGATTCTGGTGGATGACTTAAAAGTGGTGGACTTGGGAACGGAATTCGGAATTTCGCTATCGCCTGATAGTGCCGATGTGCAAGTATTTGATGGCGAAGTTGAACTGCACAGCCCCAGCGAAGACAAAATGCGGTTGTTGGCTGGCGAACGCATGACGCGCTCGATTGATGGTGTCGTTGATCGTTCTCCGTCAACGCCCGAACAGTTTGTCGACATCGAGCGATTGGATGCGCAAGCTGAGGGGCAAGCCGAGTTTCGCCGAAACCGTTGGCAGAAGTTTTCGGAGTCGCTGCGTCGTGATGACCGGGTGATTGCTTACTATGCCATGGACGATGATCAGGTTTGGAATCGCAAGTTGCAAAGTAGTGTTCTCCCGGCGAATCCTGATCTCGACGGTGCCATCGTCGGTGCCGCCAGAGTCGATGGTCGATGGCCCGGGAAGTCGGCGATCGAATTCAAACGCCCCGGTGACCGAGTGCGCGTCGACATCCCCGGCGAATTTGGTTCGCTGACGATGGCGGTGTGGGTTAAAATTGATAGTCTCGATCGCAGCTATAACTCCTTGTTTTTGACGGACAACTACGAACGAGGAAGGCCGCATTGGCAGATTCTCGATACTGGTCAGTTGTTTTTTTCAGTACGTGTCAGTGATGACCGTGTGAAGACTGAGCATCGAGAGGTTACCTCGCCACCTTTTTGGAAGCCGTCCATGAGTGGTCAGTGGTTGCACCTTGCGACAACGCACGATGTGAAAGCGAGAACGACAACACATTATTTAAACGGTGAGTTGTTGAGCCGAGAAGTTGTTTCTGAAAATCAGGTGGTAACCCCAACGCGAATCGGGAAGGCATCGATCGGAAACTGGTCTTCGCCAACCAAGCCTGATGCAAAGTTTGCGATTCGAAATTTGAACGGCAGCATAGATGAGTTCATTCTGTGCGCCGATGCTTTGTCGGACGACGAGATTCGTCAGATTTACGAGAATGGAAAACCCTAG
- a CDS encoding DUF1501 domain-containing protein, whose translation MNQQPRREFLYGLGSSLGALALTDLMAGDGFAAAAAKAGPLSPKPPMHPSKAKAVIMLFMEGGPSQTDTFDPKPELDRLHLSESTRTEGLASGKRFYVGSPFKSRKVGGAGIDMCDKFVHLADAEVADELCVYRGCQAESLNHPEALLHINTGSRLGGDPALGSWMTYGLGSENQNLPGYVVMTELALPQAGSTNWSNGFLPAYFQGTRLRTTGSPILDLKPAGHITPDHQRRALDELAKLNAAHLAAHPEHAELASRMESYELAFRMQAEVPGLVDLTTESAETLEMYGMNRPETATFGRQCLMARRMVEQGVRFVQIFSGGWDSHDYLERGHSSRIASVDQPIAALIKDLKRRGMLDETLVIWTGEFGRTPDNNYRGGVTSLGRDHNVDAMTMWLAGGGTKRGTIVGATDEIGAKAVECVHPIRDLHVTLLHLMGLDDNRLTYFHGGRYKQLSQFGGELITELIA comes from the coding sequence ATGAATCAACAACCACGACGTGAATTTCTTTATGGACTCGGTTCATCGCTGGGGGCCTTAGCACTGACCGATTTGATGGCGGGTGACGGGTTCGCCGCTGCAGCTGCGAAAGCGGGGCCGCTGTCGCCCAAGCCGCCGATGCATCCGTCCAAGGCGAAGGCGGTCATCATGTTGTTCATGGAAGGCGGTCCTAGCCAAACCGATACGTTCGATCCGAAGCCGGAACTCGATCGTCTGCACCTATCGGAATCAACGCGAACCGAAGGACTAGCCTCGGGTAAGCGTTTCTATGTCGGCAGTCCGTTCAAATCACGCAAAGTCGGCGGCGCTGGAATCGACATGTGCGACAAGTTCGTTCATTTAGCGGACGCTGAAGTTGCTGACGAACTTTGCGTATATCGTGGCTGCCAAGCCGAATCGCTCAATCACCCCGAGGCGCTGTTGCACATCAATACTGGCAGCCGTTTGGGTGGCGACCCGGCGCTTGGTTCGTGGATGACGTACGGTTTGGGCAGCGAGAACCAAAACTTGCCCGGCTATGTCGTGATGACCGAGCTCGCACTTCCGCAAGCTGGTTCGACAAATTGGTCCAATGGTTTTCTACCAGCGTATTTTCAAGGCACTCGATTGCGAACAACCGGCTCACCGATTTTAGATTTGAAGCCGGCCGGGCACATCACGCCTGATCATCAACGTCGTGCGCTCGATGAGTTGGCCAAACTGAACGCCGCCCACTTGGCTGCGCATCCCGAGCATGCCGAGTTGGCGTCCCGGATGGAAAGCTATGAGCTTGCGTTTCGGATGCAAGCGGAAGTTCCCGGCTTGGTGGATTTGACTACCGAGTCGGCCGAGACGCTGGAAATGTACGGTATGAATCGACCAGAAACCGCAACCTTTGGACGCCAATGTCTGATGGCGCGACGCATGGTCGAGCAAGGCGTTCGATTCGTCCAGATCTTCTCGGGCGGTTGGGATAGCCACGACTATTTAGAACGCGGTCACTCGTCGCGTATCGCTAGCGTCGATCAACCGATCGCCGCGCTGATCAAAGACTTGAAGCGTCGTGGAATGCTGGACGAGACACTCGTGATCTGGACCGGCGAGTTCGGACGCACGCCGGACAATAACTATCGAGGTGGTGTGACGTCACTGGGACGCGACCACAATGTGGATGCAATGACGATGTGGTTAGCTGGTGGCGGAACCAAGCGAGGCACGATCGTTGGCGCGACGGACGAGATTGGCGCAAAAGCCGTCGAGTGTGTCCACCCGATCCGCGACTTGCACGTCACGCTATTGCACTTGATGGGACTCGACGACAATCGGCTGACGTATTTCCACGGCGGACGGTACAAGCAGTTGTCGCAGTTCGGCGGCGAGCTGATCACAGAACTGATCGCCTGA
- a CDS encoding beta-ketoacyl-[acyl-carrier-protein] synthase family protein, translating to MPNSTVVITGLGVVSSIGIGSDVFFDALLNQKSGITSLENRVDDGAKPPADWETSEPAEHRGLWVGGPIIDFDAKQYVRPRKAMKVMCREIQLCFAASQLAIGHAGLDTSFPVEEGSDSPIQPADIGTVFGSEMFYGPPSEMEDAMRECIDENRNFDASAFGAAAMKQVLPLWMLKYLPNMPACHVGISMNAQGPNNTLVLGDVSGPAAMIEAVGCLQRGIASVMVAGGVGTRINTTRMNYRGDLPIAEPIEPIELSSRPYDPASRGVVGGEAAATMVLENADAVAKRGGRVVARLVSHASRFVPSAGMQQPLRSAGNDQPEIRGSSRAISLAIEGALQSAGLSVKDIGVLVGHGSGDPILDKAEQNAILKSLPGVGVISPTAAIGHTGAASGSISLVTAALVIEKKMIPPTIGPAAATCQVPVVRTATPLKTDYVMCLTHTSEGSAIAVILGTAKPTA from the coding sequence ATGCCCAATAGCACAGTTGTCATCACCGGGCTTGGCGTGGTCTCGTCGATTGGAATCGGCAGTGACGTGTTCTTCGACGCATTACTGAACCAGAAGTCGGGGATCACGTCGCTTGAAAACCGAGTTGATGACGGTGCCAAGCCGCCCGCCGACTGGGAAACTAGCGAGCCAGCCGAGCACCGTGGTTTATGGGTCGGTGGTCCGATTATCGACTTTGACGCCAAACAATATGTGCGTCCGCGGAAAGCGATGAAGGTCATGTGCCGCGAAATCCAGCTCTGCTTTGCGGCGTCGCAGTTGGCGATCGGGCACGCCGGTTTGGACACTTCGTTCCCAGTTGAGGAAGGCTCGGATTCGCCTATTCAGCCTGCCGACATCGGCACGGTCTTTGGCAGCGAAATGTTCTACGGTCCGCCGTCGGAAATGGAAGACGCGATGCGAGAGTGCATCGACGAAAACCGCAATTTCGATGCGTCGGCGTTTGGTGCTGCGGCGATGAAGCAGGTGTTGCCGCTGTGGATGCTGAAGTACTTGCCCAACATGCCGGCTTGTCACGTTGGCATCTCGATGAACGCCCAAGGTCCGAACAATACGTTGGTGTTGGGCGATGTTTCTGGTCCCGCCGCAATGATCGAAGCCGTCGGTTGCCTGCAGCGAGGAATCGCATCCGTCATGGTTGCCGGTGGCGTGGGGACTCGTATCAATACCACTCGAATGAACTATCGCGGTGATTTGCCGATCGCCGAGCCGATCGAGCCGATCGAGCTAAGTTCTCGACCCTATGACCCGGCCTCTCGTGGAGTGGTCGGCGGTGAAGCGGCCGCGACGATGGTGTTAGAAAACGCCGACGCGGTGGCTAAACGAGGCGGCCGAGTGGTTGCGCGTCTAGTTTCGCATGCTTCGCGGTTTGTGCCGTCTGCTGGGATGCAGCAACCGTTGCGATCGGCTGGCAACGATCAGCCCGAGATTCGCGGTTCGTCCCGAGCGATCTCATTGGCGATCGAAGGTGCTCTTCAGTCGGCTGGTTTGTCGGTAAAGGACATCGGCGTGCTGGTTGGGCATGGCAGCGGCGACCCGATCCTGGACAAGGCCGAACAGAATGCAATTCTCAAGTCGCTACCTGGCGTCGGTGTGATCTCACCGACTGCCGCGATCGGTCACACCGGTGCTGCTAGTGGATCGATCAGTTTGGTCACCGCGGCTCTTGTGATCGAAAAGAAAATGATTCCGCCCACGATCGGCCCGGCAGCAGCAACTTGCCAAGTTCCGGTCGTTCGCACCGCCACGCCTCTGAAAACGGACTATGTGATGTGTCTGACGCACACGTCCGAAGGCAGCGCGATCGCGGTCATTTTGGGCACGGCCAAGCCGACGGCGTAG
- a CDS encoding PSD1 and planctomycete cytochrome C domain-containing protein: MNLSIRFVLLNIALAFGLGSADVRADDAIEPVNELATDQAAEHFTLKVLPLIKEKCIGCHGTDPDDIKGDYDMRTREAIVVGGESGDAAIVPGEPDDSPLYQAIMWEGLEMPPKINDRLDETQIEIFRDWILNGAAWPSEDRQAAIMIKQREVIENEDGKLIATSGGLADQWTYRRYLPDDVWAFQPVRDQFDHDSVDGFIDQRLSEAETRPAGQAEPRVLIRRATLDLTGLLPSPTEVDQFLAAWDANADEAWSELIDRLLASPHYGERWGQHWLDVVRYADTGGFSNDYERSNAWRYRDYVVRSFNDDKPYNEFVVEQIAGDELRPDDPEALIATGFLRMGPWDTAMVAQDEARQIFRDDVVHSIGNSFLSMPMRCCKCHDHKFDPIPTQDYYRMYAAISACQPAEVPVDFLDVENQAGFGEGQEMVDRLYDFANAEYQQLFDKQEASAKQWYAEHNLPYKNESDRKSDPDDQKPPRYVGLTETEKGQLKVREQDRWIWERRKERYQPMVQSVYDGPDLWQNAKKLRKPNKIKEGWKTESFIHTGGSLAAKGEAVTPGVLSGCGIPVPGAPSDDPFALTTDVNGRRLGLANWIVDPKNPLTARSFVNRLWQHHFGRGIVATPNSFGVKGAKPTHPELLDWLSAQFVAGGWKSKPIHRMIMMSDAYKRSTWHADLDGLATSDPENALLARFIPRRMTAEELRDNLLVASGELNREIGGLPVMPEMNLEVALQPRMIQFSIAPAYQPSRTPEQRNRRTIYAYRVRGQADPFMEVLNQPNPNDSCDLRDAAAVSPQSFTMMNSDLMSDRSIAMALRLQDEADSVPKQIELAFALILGRRPSDQQRSGLVRYVQDMVAYHKSNQPEPVVYPTKLVRSLVEEFSGETFQFDELLPVFENYTPDAKPATVSAQTRSLADACLLLFNSNEFVYVY, from the coding sequence ATGAACCTTTCGATTCGATTTGTCCTGTTGAACATCGCGCTAGCCTTTGGTTTGGGCTCGGCGGACGTCCGCGCCGACGATGCAATTGAACCTGTAAACGAACTGGCAACCGACCAAGCTGCCGAGCATTTCACGTTGAAGGTTTTGCCTTTGATCAAGGAGAAGTGCATTGGTTGTCACGGCACGGATCCGGACGACATCAAGGGCGACTATGACATGCGCACTCGCGAGGCAATTGTCGTGGGTGGCGAGTCGGGAGATGCAGCGATCGTTCCGGGTGAACCAGACGACAGTCCGTTGTATCAAGCGATCATGTGGGAAGGCCTAGAGATGCCGCCCAAGATCAACGACCGCTTAGATGAAACACAAATCGAGATCTTCCGCGATTGGATCTTAAACGGGGCGGCTTGGCCGAGTGAGGATAGGCAAGCTGCGATCATGATCAAGCAGCGTGAAGTCATCGAAAACGAGGATGGAAAGCTGATCGCGACCAGCGGTGGGTTGGCCGACCAATGGACCTATCGGCGTTATCTGCCCGATGATGTTTGGGCGTTCCAGCCTGTGCGTGATCAGTTCGATCATGATTCGGTCGATGGCTTCATCGACCAGCGGTTGTCCGAGGCGGAAACTCGTCCCGCCGGCCAAGCGGAACCACGAGTTCTGATCCGCCGCGCCACCTTGGACCTGACCGGTTTGTTGCCGTCGCCAACCGAAGTCGACCAGTTTCTTGCGGCCTGGGACGCAAACGCGGACGAAGCATGGAGCGAATTGATCGACCGATTGTTGGCCAGTCCTCACTACGGTGAACGTTGGGGCCAGCACTGGTTGGACGTGGTTCGCTATGCCGACACGGGCGGTTTTTCAAACGACTACGAGCGATCCAATGCTTGGCGATATCGTGACTATGTTGTCCGCTCGTTCAACGATGACAAACCGTACAACGAATTTGTCGTTGAACAAATCGCTGGTGACGAACTGCGACCTGACGATCCCGAGGCACTTATCGCGACTGGTTTTTTACGGATGGGGCCCTGGGACACTGCAATGGTTGCGCAGGACGAGGCTCGACAGATTTTTCGTGATGATGTCGTGCACAGCATCGGGAATTCGTTCTTGTCGATGCCGATGCGATGCTGCAAATGCCACGATCACAAGTTCGATCCGATTCCAACCCAAGACTACTACCGCATGTACGCGGCGATCTCAGCTTGTCAGCCTGCAGAAGTGCCCGTTGATTTTCTTGATGTTGAAAACCAAGCTGGTTTTGGCGAAGGCCAAGAAATGGTCGATCGTTTGTACGATTTTGCAAACGCTGAGTACCAACAGCTTTTTGACAAGCAGGAAGCATCCGCGAAACAGTGGTACGCCGAACACAACTTGCCGTACAAAAACGAATCCGACCGTAAGTCAGATCCCGATGACCAAAAGCCACCCCGTTACGTTGGTTTGACTGAAACGGAAAAAGGTCAATTGAAGGTTCGCGAACAAGACCGGTGGATTTGGGAACGACGCAAAGAGCGTTACCAGCCGATGGTTCAGAGCGTCTATGACGGTCCCGATCTATGGCAGAATGCCAAGAAGCTTCGCAAGCCAAACAAAATCAAAGAGGGCTGGAAAACTGAGTCATTCATCCACACCGGAGGTTCGCTGGCGGCGAAGGGCGAGGCCGTTACGCCGGGAGTGCTGAGCGGATGCGGCATTCCTGTCCCCGGAGCACCCAGCGATGATCCGTTTGCTTTAACCACGGACGTCAACGGACGAAGATTGGGACTGGCGAACTGGATTGTCGATCCGAAAAATCCGCTGACGGCGCGTTCGTTCGTCAATCGATTGTGGCAACATCACTTTGGTCGCGGTATCGTTGCAACGCCCAATAGTTTCGGTGTCAAAGGCGCCAAGCCGACTCATCCTGAACTGCTTGATTGGTTGTCGGCTCAGTTTGTCGCCGGCGGTTGGAAATCGAAACCGATCCACCGCATGATCATGATGTCCGATGCTTATAAGCGATCCACCTGGCACGCGGATCTTGACGGATTGGCGACTAGCGATCCGGAAAACGCGTTGCTTGCTCGGTTCATTCCTCGTCGCATGACGGCGGAAGAACTTCGCGACAACCTGTTGGTTGCCAGCGGTGAACTGAACCGTGAAATCGGTGGTCTTCCCGTGATGCCGGAAATGAACTTAGAAGTCGCGCTGCAACCGCGAATGATTCAGTTCTCGATTGCACCGGCCTATCAACCCTCACGCACGCCTGAGCAACGAAACCGGCGAACAATCTACGCGTACCGCGTTCGCGGTCAAGCAGATCCGTTCATGGAAGTCTTGAATCAACCAAATCCTAATGATTCTTGTGATCTGCGTGACGCGGCTGCGGTGTCGCCACAGTCTTTCACGATGATGAACAGTGACTTGATGTCGGACCGATCGATCGCGATGGCGCTTCGATTGCAGGACGAAGCTGACTCGGTACCGAAACAGATCGAACTGGCGTTCGCTTTAATCCTCGGTCGCCGGCCATCCGACCAGCAACGCAGTGGATTGGTCCGGTACGTCCAAGACATGGTTGCCTATCACAAATCCAACCAGCCCGAACCGGTGGTGTATCCCACAAAATTGGTTCGATCTTTGGTCGAAGAGTTTTCCGGCGAGACATTTCAGTTCGATGAATTGTTGCCTGTCTTTGAAAACTATACGCCGGACGCCAAACCGGCCACTGTATCGGCACAAACTCGATCGTTAGCCGATGCTTGTTTGTTGCTGTTCAATTCCAACGAGTTCGTATACGTCTACTAA
- a CDS encoding tetratricopeptide repeat protein — protein sequence MEVQHYLTCLWPGMAELWWRGRLAALPAAIGFALALNAVLITRYIYPEWISGGLVSMAFWIGVLVWGFTVVRSIRELPGIVAPRSISEEPDRFAEAHQAFLKGDYDESEKLLNQVLAIEARDPPALLLLTGLYRHTDRLASAEMLLAEVRRLEVSDRWALEIRAESARLARAVERSKQPEKIDDAAEETTEKENNDPADLTETTAKAA from the coding sequence ATGGAAGTCCAGCATTACTTGACGTGTCTTTGGCCAGGAATGGCCGAACTTTGGTGGCGAGGCCGCTTGGCGGCGTTGCCAGCCGCGATCGGGTTTGCGCTGGCGCTCAACGCTGTCTTGATCACACGCTATATCTATCCCGAGTGGATTTCGGGTGGTTTAGTATCGATGGCGTTTTGGATCGGCGTGTTGGTTTGGGGGTTTACGGTAGTTCGCAGTATTCGTGAACTGCCGGGGATCGTTGCTCCGCGAAGCATTAGCGAAGAACCTGATCGATTTGCCGAGGCCCACCAGGCATTCTTGAAAGGCGACTACGATGAATCCGAAAAACTGCTCAATCAAGTGCTAGCAATTGAGGCTCGGGATCCGCCGGCGCTGTTGTTGTTGACGGGGCTGTACCGGCATACCGATCGGTTGGCATCGGCCGAGATGTTGTTAGCCGAGGTTCGTCGTTTGGAAGTGTCCGATCGGTGGGCATTAGAAATTCGCGCCGAATCGGCGCGACTGGCTCGTGCGGTCGAGCGTTCCAAGCAGCCAGAAAAAATAGACGACGCTGCCGAAGAAACGACAGAAAAAGAAAACAATGATCCTGCCGATCTGACAGAAACCACGGCTAAAGCGGCCTGA